The following DNA comes from Ignavibacteriales bacterium.
GATTGAGCAGAACGCACTTGGCCGCACGATGGTTGTCCGCAAAAAGGGCGTGGCCACCAAGCCGACGGGGGGAAGCATAGCAATTCTGGCCGCGGGAACGTCTGATATCCCGACGGCGGAAGAAGCACGGGTGACTGCAGAAGTGATGGGGTGCAAAGTCGTTGCGCATTATGATGTCGGCATTGCCGGTATTCATCGGCTTCTGGAACCTCTGCAGGAAATCCTCTCGAGCGGTGTGTCGGCGATTGTTGTCGTTGCTGGGATGGAAGGAGCTTTACCATCCGTTGTCAGGGGGCTTGTGAGTGTCCCGGTCATCGGCGTTCCGACGAGCACTGGCTATGGCTACGGCGGCCATGGTCAGGCCGCACTTATGACGATGCTGCAGTCGTGCGCTCCCGGCTTGACCGTCGTGAATATTGATAATGGATTTGGCGCAGGAGCGACCGCAGCACTCATCGCCAATCAGGTTGCTTTGGCCCGGGCGTCGTCTGCATAGCTTTTACAATTCAATCAAATCCTCTTTCTACTCCGAGAAGAAAAACACTATGGTTCCCAAGCGTAAGACAAGCGACGAGCGCCCGCTCGTTGGCATCATGATGGGGAGCGCATCAGATCTTGAGGCGGTTGAGCCTGCCCGAACGATTCTGAAGGAATTCGGAATCCAGTGCGAAATGAAGGTCCTCTCTGCGCACCGTACTCCGGATCAGGCTCTGAGGTACGCTGCTGAAGCAGAATCGCGCGGCATCGAGGTCATCATCGCCGCTGCCGGGGGGGCCGCTCATTTACCCGGCGTTGTGGCAGCCAAGACCCTGCTTCCTGTGATCGGAATTCCCATCAAATCAAAAGCTCTGAACGGTTTGGACTCGCTCCTTTCCATCGTTCAAATGCCTGCCGGTATTCCTGTCGCTACAGTCGCAATTGACGGCGCGGCAAATGCTGCACTTCTGGCAGTGACAATCATGGCCGGCAAACATCCGGAACTGCGTGCAAAGCTCAAGAAATACCGCAAGACTCTGGAAGAGAAAGTCCTCAGCGCAAAAGTATAGACAGTATACCGAAGCTGTTCGTTCTGGAATGCTGCTCCCGCAACGTCCTGGTCCGAGACAACACAGATTCGCAGCCGGGATCAGATGCACTCTTGGTCACCCAATCGATATCGTACTGTTATGAAGGAGGCTCCTATGCTCAGGAAATCTGTCGTTCTGCTCGCTCTCATTACAACGTCCATCATGCTTGCAGGATGCGGCAAAACAAAAACTTCGATTACGCTCGCTGGCTCAACTGCGTTTCAGCCGTTTGCAGAGAAGTTGGCCGATCAATATATGAAGGCACACCAGAGTGCTGCAATCACGGTTCAGGGAGGTGGTTCAGCAGTCGGTGTTCAGTCGGCGATCTCCGGTGCGGCACAAATCGGAATGGCTGACCTGGTGGAACTGCCGCCGGAAGCGAAACAGCTGACTGCCACGATCGTTGCCAGGGATGGCATAGCGTTGGTTCTCAATCCAGCCAACAATGTCATGAATCTCACGATGCAGCAAGTCCGGGATGTGTTCAACGGCAAGATCAAGAACTGGAAAGAAGTCGGAGGCGCGAACGCCGCGATTACTGTGGTCTCTCGCGAAGCGGGCTCCGGTACCCGGACGTCATTTGAACAGATTGTGAAGGACATCACCTTGACCAAGGACGCGCTGATTCAGGATTCCAATGGGACGATTCGGGAAACAGTCGCGAACGATCCAAATGCGGTCGGCTATTTGTCTCATGGGCTTCTGAATGCGAAAATCAAGGCCATCAAGATCGACGAACAGGAATGCACGACGGATCTTATTGCCGCGGGGAACTACAAGCTCGTCAGACCGATCTATCTTCTCGTCAAAGGAGATCCGCAGGGAGAGGTCAAGAACTTCATTGACTATATTCTTTCCGAGGAAGGGCAAAAGACGATCAAATCCAACGGTCTGATTCCCGCAAAGTGAACTGACGTATTCCATCAAGGTATTCGATGAGTCTGATCGGTGACAAAGGGGTTCAGAGAATCCTTTCGGTGACGGCCTTCTCGGCGATTTCAGCGCTCCTCCTCATTGCTCTCTTCATTCTCAATGAGGGATTGCCCTTCATTTTCCGCTACGGCCTCCATGATTTCCTCCTCTTGTCCGACTGGAATCCCCAAGCAGGGAAGTTCGGTATCTATCCCATGGTGGCAGCATCGCTGTGGGTGACATTTGGCGCCATGATTGTCGGCGCGCCATTGGGTGTCGCTGGAGCGATATTCCTCAGCGAATTCGTGCCGAAATCTGTGATGCACGTGGTCAAGCCCACTATTGAACTTCTCGCAGCCATCCCTTCGGTAGTCTACGGTTTCATCGGCGTGATGGTCCTCGCTCCGCTGATCCGAACCCAACTCGGGGGACCCGGTCTCTCTCTTCTCGCGGGCTCGATCATTCTGGGGATCATGATTCTCCCCACTGTCATCAGCATCTCGATCGACTCAATTCAGGCGGTCCCGCAATCGTACCGTGAAGGATCGTTGGCGCTTGGAGCTACAACCTGGCAGACGATCCACATGGTGACTGTTCGCGCTGCGAAGTCAGGCATCATCGCGAGCATCATTCTCGGGATGGGACGGGCAATCGGAGAGACAATGGCCGTGATCATGGTCGCCGGCAATTCTGTCAGAATCCCTCAGTCGGCATTGGACTCAGTGCGGTCGCTGACGGCAAACATAGCGTTGGAAATGAGCTATGCCACCGGACTCCATCGCCAGGCTCTTTTTGCGACCGGTGTCGTTCTCTTCGTCGGCATCATTATCCTCAATTCGATCGCCATCGTCGCGTTGAGGAAGAGGGTATACAAGAAATGAGGATCCATCCAAGATACACGCAACGGCTCGCCGTTACAGCTCTTGGTGGTGCTACACTGCTCACGCTGGCAGTTCTTGTGTTCATCATTGTTTTTGTGCTCGAGAAAGGCCTGCCGGTTCTGAATTTCAGTTTTCTTCTGACTAATCCGGAGGACATGGGAAGGGGAGGGGGGATTTTCACGACAATCGTCGGCACGATGATACTTCCCCTCCTGGCGATTCTCGTTGCCGCCCCACTGGGCATTTGCACCGCCGTGTATCTTACCGAATATACTGCCGAGACCAGGGCCACCAGAATAATCCGTTTTGGAACCGACTGTCTGGCAGGCATACCATCAATTATCTTCGGCCTGTTTGGCTTCATCTTCTTCGTCACTACGCTTGGCTTGGGTTGGTCAATACTTTCCGGAGCGCTGACGCTTGCGTTCATGATCCTTCCCACGATTATCCGAACTACCGAGGAAGCAGTGAAAGCCGTTCCGAAATCCTACCGGCAGGTCAGTTTCTCGCTGGGAGCAACCCGTTGGCAAACCGTGAAGAGAGTTATTCTGCCCAATGCTCTGCCGGGAATCCTCACGGGAATCATGTTGGGCATTGGCCGCTCGATTGGAGAGACGGCCGCGGTGATCTTTACGGCCGGTTCGTCTCTTCGCATGCCGACTTCCATATTTGATTCAACCCGGACAATGGCCGTGCACTTTTATATCCTGGCCCGTGAGGGCCTGTCGTCGGAGAATGCGTACGGTACAGCGGCGACTCTTATTATCGCTGTCCTTGTCATCAACCTCACTGCCTATTGGATGATGGGCCGCTTTATTGCCAAACGATCTTAACCATCAACACATGGACTGTAAGTTCGACATACAGAATCTGAACGTGTATTGGGGCGGGAACCTGTTATTGAAAAAGGTCAGCCTCAAGATCCCGTCTTGTCAGATTCTCGGCGTCATCGGTCCTGCCGGATCAGGGAAGACGACATTCATTCGATCCCTCGACCGGATGAACGAGTTGGAGGCGGGCTTCAGGATGGAGGGGAGGGTGCTGCTCGACGGCGAAGACATTTATGGATCTGAGTATGATGCCGTCACCTTGCGCAAGAAAGTAGGAATGGTCTTCGCACTCCCCGTCGCGTTACCGATGAGTATCTACGAGAATGTCGTCTACGGTCCCAGGCTGGCTGGAATTCGGAACCGCGAACGTCTAGACGAACTCGTTGAGCAAAGCTTGAAGGCGGCGTTCATCTGGAATGAAGTCAAAGACCGGTTGGATTTGTCGGGGCTTCGGCTCTCGGGCGGGCAGCAACAACGCCTTTGCCTCGCCAGAGTTCTGGCGATGGAACCCGATGTGATTCTCCTCGACGAGCCATGCTCGGGTCTCGATCCGATTTCTACCGCCAAGATCGAAGACGCTCTGACCGAGTTGAAAAAGAAGTACACGATCATCCTTGTAACAAATAACACGAAGCAGGCCGCACGAATCGCGGATCAGACCGCATTTTTCCTGATGGGAGAATTGATCGAGCTTGGTCCGACCGACCGCATCTTCACCTCTCCCGTTCACAAACAGACTGATGACTACGTTACCGGGAGGTTCGGTTGATGACGACGCCTCTCCAGGACGCACGCGTCTCTACCTTCAAGATGAAGGTCAATGTCCTTGATCTTTTCTACGGTCAGTTCCAGGCGTTGAAGTCGGTCGACATGTCTGTTCGTAACAATATGATCACCGCCCTGATCGGGCCATCGGGATGTGGAAAATCGACGCTTCTTCGCTGTCTCAATCGGATGAACGACCTCATCCCGGGCGTCCGTGTAAAGGGGAAGGTGCTCCTCGACGGTTCGGATATTTATGGCTCTTACATCGAAGTCGCGGAATTGAGGAAGCGGGTGGGTATGGTGTTCCAGCGCCCGAACCCCTTTCCGCTTTCGATCTATGACAATGTCGTATACGGATTAAGAGTGGCGGGCATCCGCAACTCAGCCCGGCTCAGAGAAATTGCAGAACAAAGTCTCCGGGCCGCGTGGTTGTGGGATCCTTTGAAAGATAAGTTGGATCACCCTGCGCTTGACCTGCCGTTGGATCAGCAGCAACGGCTGTGTGTCGCCAGACTCCTGGCGGTGCAGCCGGAAGTGATCTTGATGGATGAACCGTGCTCGGCGTTGGATCCGATAGCCACCATGAAGATTGAGGAGCTGATGCTGGAGTTGAAGAAGAACTATACCATCGTGATCGTGACTCACAACATGCAGCAGGCGGCCAGGGTGTCAGACTTCACAGGATACATGCTGCTCGGTGAAATGATCGAGTTCGGCAGAACGGACGACGTCTTTACCAAGCCGTCGAAGAAATTGACAGAAGATTACATTACGGGCAAGTACGGTTAGCAATAGCAGCCGGGACGGAGAGGATCTACCATTCAGAGGGGAGCACCATGGATAAGAGACATTTCGATGTCGAACTGGACCAGTTGAGGCAGAAGCTGGTCATGATGGCAACCAAAGTCGAAATACTGATCAATCATTCCATTGACGCCATTCGGACGCGGGATGCCGGCGCGGCCGAAGCCGCGCTCGCAATGGACAAAGAGATTGACCGGATGGAGATTGAGATCGAGGAAGCGGCAATATCTCTCATCGCCCGGTATCAACCGGCAGCGGGGGATCTACGGTTCCTTGTCGGCGCCATCAAGATCAACAATGATCTGGAGCGAATCGGTGATCATGGTGTGAACATTGCTCAGAGCGCCGCCCGACTGGCAGATCGGCCTGATGTCAAGGTGCTGGCCGAGATTCCCTGGATGGCGGGACTGGCTGTGAGTATGCTGAAGGACAGCCTCGACAGCTTCATCTCCGGGGATCCGGCGAAAGCCCGGGAAGTGTGCACCCGCGACGATCAGGTGGACGACTTGAAGGACCAGATTTTACGGATTGTTTTGACGTTCATGATGGAAAAGCCCGACTTCATTTCGTCCGGCATGACTCTTATTCTCGTGGCCCGCAATCTTGAGCGCATTGGCGACCTGGCAACTGACATTTCCGAAGAAGCCATCTATATCCACCAGGGTAAGGTCATTAAGCACGGGGCAGAGCAGGGATCGGGCGAAGGAAGCACGACTCCTTGACGTTGGCCGTAGAATGGAGGCGAACCTCGGCTCCACTGTCATATCACCAAACATCAGTGCCAGTCGTTCCCTGAATTGAGTATATTGAGGAAGAAACCTCCGTGAAGGTTTGAACTGCTCCCCCAAGAGGTCAATCTACCCGGCAACCAAAGTCATCGTAACACTGTACTCGACCCACACCACCAGAAACGGAAGACGACCGTGAAATTCGACAAGATAATCCAGAGGCTTCTGCCTCACGATGAATCATTCTACAAGTTTTTTGCGGAAGCATCACAGAATCTCGTGAATGCCGTGGCGCTTCTCAAGGAGCTCTCCGTCGCGAAGGAAGGATCAGACCGAGAGAAGCTCATTATGCAGATCAAAGAACTTGAGCACCACGGAGACAATCTGACTCATAAGATCTTCTCCGAGCTCAATGCGACGTTTGTGACCCCATTCGACCGTGAGGACATTCACCAACTGACATCGGCCCTCGACGACGTCATGGACCATATGGACGGGACAGCCAACCGCATCACCCTCTACAAGATCAAAGAGTATCCTGAGCCCATGGTGCGGCTGATTGACATTCTTCAACTGTCAATCGGCGAGCTCCACCGCGGTGTGGGAATGTTGCGGGATTTGAACAAGGCCAACGAGCTGCAGCGGGTATTTCAGAAAATCAATGAGTACGAAAACAACGCCGACGCGGTGTTTGAACAGGGAGTCGCAGATCTGTTCGAAAATGAAAAAGACGCGATCCAGGTCATCAAGCTCAAAGAATTGCTCGTCGGTCTGGAGACGGCGACGGATAAATGCGAAGATGCCGCGAACGTTCTCGAAGGCATCTACATCAAGAACGCGTAACCCGAAATCGACAACCCGCCATGATGATATTTATCGTTGCCATCATTCTGTTCGCTCTCTTCTTTGATTTTCTGAATGGATTTCACGATTCCGCGAATTCAATAGCCACCATCGTCTCCACGCGGGTTCTCACTCCCCGCAAGGCGGTCATGTGGGCTGCCTTTTTCAATCTGGCTGCCGCATTCTTCTTCGAAGACCAGGTCGCCAAAACGATTGGCAAGGGCCTCATCGAGCTCTCAAGCATCAACGAATATGTCATTCTGTGCGGCTTGATCGGCGCCATCGTGTGGAATCTGGTGACGTGGTATTTCGGCATCCCGACAAGCTCCTCGCACGCGCTGATGGGTGGACTAGGGGGGGCAGCAATCACCAAGGCCGGATTCGGGACGCTCATCATCAGCGGATGGACGAAGACGATCATTTTCATTGCCGTCGCCCCCGTGATGGGAATGGTCATAGGATTTGTTTTAATGGTGAGCTTGATGTGGATCTTCCACGGCCGGTCATCCACTAAAGTGAACAACCTGTTCAGGAAACTTCAACTCTTGTCGGCCGCACTCTACAGTCTCGGTCACGGAACGAACGATGCTCAGAAGACCATGGGTGTTATCACGACTCTTCTCGTGACGACGGGAGTCCTGAAATCGTTTGAAATACCATGGTGGGTCATCATCAGCTGCTATTTTTCAATTTCTCTCGGAACACTGTTCGGAGGATGGAGAATCGTCAAGACCATGGGGCAGAAGGTGACCAAGCTGAAACCATCGGGCGGGTTTTGCGCTGAAACCGCTGGTGGCATCACGCTGCTGGTTACCGCTTTCAGCGGAATCGCCGTCAGCACGACGCATACCATCACCGGAGCGATCATGGGCGTCGGCGCGACGAAAAGAGTGACTGCTGTCCGATGGGGCCTCGCGGGAAAAATCGTTTTCGCCTGGATCGTGACGATCCCATGTGCGGCGGCTGTGGCTGCCGTCTCGTATGAGCTTGTCCATTTTCTTCGGTTGGCCATTCGATAGTTTCGCGGTCGATTCACTCCTCCAGGATTAACAATGAAAGATTGATTCGTCCCGTTCACACCTCGATCTGACCCACATAATCCTTGTTTTCCGCACACAAATCTCCGATGCTTCTCATTAGTGGGAAGTAACGGAAGAGCCGCCGCCATCTTGTTGCTTTTCTCCACGCGATTTACATACTTTGTATGGGGTCATCATGAGAGCTGGCGGATGGGAAGGCGGTTGAGGCTTCCCGGACTTCCGTCTGTTTGCCCGTCTTTTCGGCTCGTGGATTAAACTGCTGGAAAGACATGCGATGCAATTCTACCGCTGCGTGTGAAGGGTCGCTCTGAGCGCGGTACAGCAGGAGGTGCACAGTGGTAATCTGGCATAATACGGTCGACGCGTCACGCATCCCCGAGTATGTTGCCGGGGGGCAGGAAGTGGAATTGTGGATCGGGACGTATCCGATCGAGGGGGGACAGTCGGTCTGGCTGGAGATTACGTTGTACACCGTTGATGGCAGAGAACTCTTCTGCAAGATGCCCGCACAATGGCATTCAAACAGCGAACAACGAGGCAACTCGTACTGGGTGATCAACCTGGGTTCGTTTGACCCTGGAGACAGGATCGAATACCGGGTCTACGGTTCGAAAGGGGAGGATCTGGTTTCCTGCAACGATACTTACGCATTTGAAGTCGGCTGATTAGCTTGAGCGTCATTCCTGCTCGCTCCGGCCTCGCTTTCATGTTGTTCCCGCTGAATACCTGATCACCTCCGCCTTTTCAATCGTCACCATCCCGCCGCTGCCGCATTGTTCAAAGAGTTCATCGACGCGTGGAAGGAACTGCCTGATGTTCTCTTCGGTGTCCACGAGTTCAACGACGATGGGGAGGTCTTCTGACAATCGCAGGATTTTTGCTGTGTGAATGACACGGCTCTTAGCGCCGAACCCTTCGATCCCGCGCAGCACAGTCGCTCCTGCGAGACCGTTCTTCCTCGCTTCCTGAACAATGATCTCGTAGAGCGGTGTGTGACCGATCTTGTCCGATTCACCCAGGAAAATCCTGAGCAGCTTGCCGTCGCCTGAGAGTTTCATCTCCTACCCTCTGAATGATTGACGCGATGATAAGAAACCGAACGCGAAGTGCGCACTCTGCTGAACAGACAGGGGGATGTTTGTCACTGTCAAGATCTCTGTGCTCGTCGCGGTTATCCTCTTTCAACACAGTACATTCCTGAATTCCGGCTAGAAGATCTTACCGAGGGAGTATCCCAGCCACGTGCCGCCGAGGCATGTCCCGACGCTGAGCAGTACATTGGCAGATGCGTAGAAGACTTCGCCATCCCTGAGCAAAGCCACGGTCTCAAAGCTGAAGCTGGAAAAGGTGGTAAATCCACCGAGAATTCCGATTGTGAGGAAAATCCGCAGGGACGGATATACGACGAACCTGTCTTCAAGCATCGACATCAGGACTCCGATCAGAAAACACCCGATGATGTTGACCATCAGTGTCCCGGAAGGAAACTCAGTTCCGAATCGCTGATGGATCAGCCCTGAGAGCCAGTACCGTGTGACAGCGCCGATGCCGCCGCCTGCGAATACCAAGAGATAGTTCTGCAATGAATGCTCCTCGTGAAATCTTGTAGTGTATCCCTGATAAGGTTACAGCAACCCGTATTCCCTGTACCAATCAATCGTTGCTCTCAAACTCTCTTCAAGTGAGACCTGAGTTCTAAACCCGATATGATCCTCCAGCTTTTGGGGACTGCAGACCCAGTCCGTCTGCAGCAGATCGCGGGCTTTCTCGACGTTGAGGACCGATGCGTTGGAGCTGAAGATGGAACCGAGTTCTGCAATCCCTCCGAGGGTGTAGAGGAGGGGGGAGGGAAAGCGGACATTGATGCCTCGCTTTCCGAACATCGCTGCAACACATTCGAGGACGCTGGACAAGCGGTAAGGCGCCGGGTCGGCCACGAAATACGTCTGCCCTGCAGTCTTCGGAGATATCGCAGCTTCGACCATCGCACGCGCCAGCTCGGGGCCGTACACAACGCTGAGTTTCTTCTGGTCGCTTCCGAAAACTGGTTTGAGACCGAGTTTTACCCATCGAAAGATCTCGAGCAGATCGCGGTCACGCGGGCCGTACACCGCGGGGGGACGAAGTATGACGATGGGGAGACGAGGGGAGTACAATTCGCACACAGTCTCAGCTTCGAGTTTTGACACCCCGTATGCGGTGATGGGATGACAGGGGGCTTCTTCGTCGAGAAGCGTACCGTCCGGACTGGGCCCGACAGCAGTGAGGCTGCTTACGAAGCAGAACTTCTTGAGGGTTGAATTCCCCGTTGCCGCTTCCAGGAGGTTTCTTGTGGCGACGACATTTCCCTGGTGGTATTGGCTCTGCTTCTTCGCCTTCGTGACTCCGGCGACATGGAAAATGTACTCCGCATCGTGAATTGCTTCGCGAAGCGTATCGACATCGAGGTAACTTGCACGGACGATTTCTGCCTTGGAGCCTTCGATCCAGCCGAGGTTCGATCGTGTGCGCCGCACGAGACACCGCACCTTGAATCCGCGCTGCAACAAAAGCTCAATCGTGTGGCTTCCGATGAAGCCGGTGCCGCCGGTAACGAGAGCGGTCGGAATGGAGCCTCCCTTCGGGTTTCGTTGACTTTCTTTGCTTATTGAAGTATATTTAAAAAAGTACTGATTAGCAAAGCCACTCGATTCTCATCTCTTTTCTCACCACTGACAGAGGTAGCATTGGACCTATTTGACAAATGTCGCAACTTCACGCGCGCCGATGAAACGAAAGCTCTTGGCCTCTATCCCTATTTCCATGCAATCGAAGAAAGCGAAGGACCGGTAGTTCAGATTGAGGGGCGGAAGATTATCATGGCAGGTTCGAACAACTACCTGGGTCTGACCACTCATCCCAAAGTGAAGGAAGCCGCCATAAAAGCTGTTCAGA
Coding sequences within:
- a CDS encoding inorganic phosphate transporter gives rise to the protein MMIFIVAIILFALFFDFLNGFHDSANSIATIVSTRVLTPRKAVMWAAFFNLAAAFFFEDQVAKTIGKGLIELSSINEYVILCGLIGAIVWNLVTWYFGIPTSSSHALMGGLGGAAITKAGFGTLIISGWTKTIIFIAVAPVMGMVIGFVLMVSLMWIFHGRSSTKVNNLFRKLQLLSAALYSLGHGTNDAQKTMGVITTLLVTTGVLKSFEIPWWVIISCYFSISLGTLFGGWRIVKTMGQKVTKLKPSGGFCAETAGGITLLVTAFSGIAVSTTHTITGAIMGVGATKRVTAVRWGLAGKIVFAWIVTIPCAAAVAAVSYELVHFLRLAIR
- the pstB gene encoding phosphate ABC transporter ATP-binding protein PstB, translated to MDCKFDIQNLNVYWGGNLLLKKVSLKIPSCQILGVIGPAGSGKTTFIRSLDRMNELEAGFRMEGRVLLDGEDIYGSEYDAVTLRKKVGMVFALPVALPMSIYENVVYGPRLAGIRNRERLDELVEQSLKAAFIWNEVKDRLDLSGLRLSGGQQQRLCLARVLAMEPDVILLDEPCSGLDPISTAKIEDALTELKKKYTIILVTNNTKQAARIADQTAFFLMGELIELGPTDRIFTSPVHKQTDDYVTGRFG
- the purE gene encoding 5-(carboxyamino)imidazole ribonucleotide mutase translates to MVPKRKTSDERPLVGIMMGSASDLEAVEPARTILKEFGIQCEMKVLSAHRTPDQALRYAAEAESRGIEVIIAAAGGAAHLPGVVAAKTLLPVIGIPIKSKALNGLDSLLSIVQMPAGIPVATVAIDGAANAALLAVTIMAGKHPELRAKLKKYRKTLEEKVLSAKV
- a CDS encoding phosphate ABC transporter substrate-binding protein, whose amino-acid sequence is MLRKSVVLLALITTSIMLAGCGKTKTSITLAGSTAFQPFAEKLADQYMKAHQSAAITVQGGGSAVGVQSAISGAAQIGMADLVELPPEAKQLTATIVARDGIALVLNPANNVMNLTMQQVRDVFNGKIKNWKEVGGANAAITVVSREAGSGTRTSFEQIVKDITLTKDALIQDSNGTIRETVANDPNAVGYLSHGLLNAKIKAIKIDEQECTTDLIAAGNYKLVRPIYLLVKGDPQGEVKNFIDYILSEEGQKTIKSNGLIPAK
- a CDS encoding NAD(P)-dependent oxidoreductase; its protein translation is MPTALVTGGTGFIGSHTIELLLQRGFKVRCLVRRTRSNLGWIEGSKAEIVRASYLDVDTLREAIHDAEYIFHVAGVTKAKKQSQYHQGNVVATRNLLEAATGNSTLKKFCFVSSLTAVGPSPDGTLLDEEAPCHPITAYGVSKLEAETVCELYSPRLPIVILRPPAVYGPRDRDLLEIFRWVKLGLKPVFGSDQKKLSVVYGPELARAMVEAAISPKTAGQTYFVADPAPYRLSSVLECVAAMFGKRGINVRFPSPLLYTLGGIAELGSIFSSNASVLNVEKARDLLQTDWVCSPQKLEDHIGFRTQVSLEESLRATIDWYREYGLL
- the larB gene encoding nickel pincer cofactor biosynthesis protein LarB yields the protein MSHHSHDHIGVIEGFARLDVRRAERTGIPEAIFAEGKTVAQVVEALRRMGEASGIALATRVSEEFAKAIRRGLGRKFLIEQNALGRTMVVRKKGVATKPTGGSIAILAAGTSDIPTAEEARVTAEVMGCKVVAHYDVGIAGIHRLLEPLQEILSSGVSAIVVVAGMEGALPSVVRGLVSVPVIGVPTSTGYGYGGHGQAALMTMLQSCAPGLTVVNIDNGFGAGATAALIANQVALARASSA
- the phoU gene encoding phosphate signaling complex protein PhoU, which translates into the protein MDKRHFDVELDQLRQKLVMMATKVEILINHSIDAIRTRDAGAAEAALAMDKEIDRMEIEIEEAAISLIARYQPAAGDLRFLVGAIKINNDLERIGDHGVNIAQSAARLADRPDVKVLAEIPWMAGLAVSMLKDSLDSFISGDPAKAREVCTRDDQVDDLKDQILRIVLTFMMEKPDFISSGMTLILVARNLERIGDLATDISEEAIYIHQGKVIKHGAEQGSGEGSTTP
- the pstA gene encoding phosphate ABC transporter permease PstA; this translates as MRIHPRYTQRLAVTALGGATLLTLAVLVFIIVFVLEKGLPVLNFSFLLTNPEDMGRGGGIFTTIVGTMILPLLAILVAAPLGICTAVYLTEYTAETRATRIIRFGTDCLAGIPSIIFGLFGFIFFVTTLGLGWSILSGALTLAFMILPTIIRTTEEAVKAVPKSYRQVSFSLGATRWQTVKRVILPNALPGILTGIMLGIGRSIGETAAVIFTAGSSLRMPTSIFDSTRTMAVHFYILAREGLSSENAYGTAATLIIAVLVINLTAYWMMGRFIAKRS
- the pstB gene encoding phosphate ABC transporter ATP-binding protein PstB, with product MTTPLQDARVSTFKMKVNVLDLFYGQFQALKSVDMSVRNNMITALIGPSGCGKSTLLRCLNRMNDLIPGVRVKGKVLLDGSDIYGSYIEVAELRKRVGMVFQRPNPFPLSIYDNVVYGLRVAGIRNSARLREIAEQSLRAAWLWDPLKDKLDHPALDLPLDQQQRLCVARLLAVQPEVILMDEPCSALDPIATMKIEELMLELKKNYTIVIVTHNMQQAARVSDFTGYMLLGEMIEFGRTDDVFTKPSKKLTEDYITGKYG
- the pstC gene encoding phosphate ABC transporter permease subunit PstC, with the protein product MSLIGDKGVQRILSVTAFSAISALLLIALFILNEGLPFIFRYGLHDFLLLSDWNPQAGKFGIYPMVAASLWVTFGAMIVGAPLGVAGAIFLSEFVPKSVMHVVKPTIELLAAIPSVVYGFIGVMVLAPLIRTQLGGPGLSLLAGSIILGIMILPTVISISIDSIQAVPQSYREGSLALGATTWQTIHMVTVRAAKSGIIASIILGMGRAIGETMAVIMVAGNSVRIPQSALDSVRSLTANIALEMSYATGLHRQALFATGVVLFVGIIILNSIAIVALRKRVYKK
- a CDS encoding DUF190 domain-containing protein, with product MKLSGDGKLLRIFLGESDKIGHTPLYEIIVQEARKNGLAGATVLRGIEGFGAKSRVIHTAKILRLSEDLPIVVELVDTEENIRQFLPRVDELFEQCGSGGMVTIEKAEVIRYSAGTT
- a CDS encoding DUF47 family protein, yielding MKFDKIIQRLLPHDESFYKFFAEASQNLVNAVALLKELSVAKEGSDREKLIMQIKELEHHGDNLTHKIFSELNATFVTPFDREDIHQLTSALDDVMDHMDGTANRITLYKIKEYPEPMVRLIDILQLSIGELHRGVGMLRDLNKANELQRVFQKINEYENNADAVFEQGVADLFENEKDAIQVIKLKELLVGLETATDKCEDAANVLEGIYIKNA
- the crcB gene encoding fluoride efflux transporter CrcB, which encodes MQNYLLVFAGGGIGAVTRYWLSGLIHQRFGTEFPSGTLMVNIIGCFLIGVLMSMLEDRFVVYPSLRIFLTIGILGGFTTFSSFSFETVALLRDGEVFYASANVLLSVGTCLGGTWLGYSLGKIF